ATCCGCAAACCCAGGGCGATGCCCTGGGCTACGTTGGGCCGCACCGTTGGTGCTGGGTTTTTGGGGTGTTGCGATCCCACGGCGATGCCGTGGGTTACGTTGGGCCGCACCGTTGGTGCTTGGTTTTTGCGGGCGTTGCAATCCCACGGCGTTCGCGGTGGTCGCGAATTTATTCGCGGCATGACGCCCCAAAGGGGCAACCTAACGTAGCCCAGGGCATCGCCCTGGGTTACGATCCCCGAACCAACACGTAGCCCTGAAAGGGCGACCTAACTCCAAACGCCGCCATGCCACAATCTCTGGCCAATCTGTACATTCACCTGATCTTCTCAACGAAAGATCGCTTCCCGTTTCTAACCGACGACGTTCGCCCCGATCTGCACGCCTACATGGCCACCGTTTTGGCCAATCTGAATTCCCCCGCCATGCTGATTAACTCGGTACAAGACCATGTGCACATTCTTTTCACAATGAGTCGCACGGTCACGCTGGCTCAGGTTGTGGAAGACGTAAAGAAGTCGTCTTCAAAATGGATTAAGACGCAGTCACCCCAGTTGGCCGCTTTTGCGTGGCAGGCGGGATACGGTGGGTTTTCTGTCAGCGAATCCAACGTGCCGAAGGTTGAGAGCTACATCCGTCGACAGGAAGAGCATCATCGTGTGAAATCATTTCAGGAAGAATACCAAGCGTTTTTGATGAAGCACAACATTCAATACGATGAACGCTATGTGTGGGATTAGGTCGCCCTTTCAGGGCTTCTCGTTTTTCGCCATTGCAAACGCGGGGCGATGCCCCGGGCTACGTTGGGCCGTCCCTTTGGGACTGAACGCTCGTAACGTTGCTCCATCCAGCGTTGTTCCATTCAGCGTTGGGGCGTCCCGTTGGGGCTGAGCATCCACTAAACAATCCGCAAGACATGTCGTTACAGATGACTCAGTCCGAACAAATTCTTGAAGACAACCTTGTCGCTCAGCTGATCGCTGCGGGCTACGACAAGGTTGCCGTCACGGATGAAGCGTCCATGCTGGCCAACCTGAAGACGCAGGTGCAGCTGTTCAACGATGTGACTCTGACGGACGCCGAATTCACCAGGGTGCTGCATCACCTGAACCGAAAGTCCGGAGTCTTCAACAAGGCGGGCATTCTTCGCGACCGGATGAAGCTGACCAAAGACGACGGCGACACCGTTTACCTGGAAT
This DNA window, taken from Fuerstiella marisgermanici, encodes the following:
- the tnpA gene encoding IS200/IS605 family transposase, whose amino-acid sequence is MPQSLANLYIHLIFSTKDRFPFLTDDVRPDLHAYMATVLANLNSPAMLINSVQDHVHILFTMSRTVTLAQVVEDVKKSSSKWIKTQSPQLAAFAWQAGYGGFSVSESNVPKVESYIRRQEEHHRVKSFQEEYQAFLMKHNIQYDERYVWD